The sequence TATTCCGCACTGGCCGTCAGGAAGAGGTCTTGTACGATCACAAATTCAGCCGCTTCGAGTGCTGCCCGCGCTACCGGAAGTTTTGCTGCCGGATCGACACCGGCCAACCAGATAGCCCGTACCTTTCCCTCTCTCGCCGCATCCCAGATACCGTTGGCATCCAAGCCGCGCTGCTTACGCGGTGTATACCCCGGACCGGCATCAGGTCGCACTCCCATTTCAATTGCGCCGCGACTGTTACCTCCGGGTAACAGGGCAATGATACCGTTATTTGCTGTACCGGCGCGCCCACTAAGCAACATTAGCGCGGCCAGCGCTTCGGTCAGGGCCGGCCCTGCACTCCGTGCTTCCCAGCCATAGACAATCAGGCTTTGGCTGGCAGTCAGAAAATCTTTTGCCAGTTGGTTTAACCCGTCAGCAGTCAAACCGCAAGCAGTGGCCAGACTGTCCAGTGAAACTCGTTCTAGCGCCGCACGGAGTTCTTTCCAGCCTGCCAATCGCTCGAGGGTGACTGCCCGGGAACTATGTTCAAGGGCGGCTTTCAACAGTCCCTGAACGAAAGCCAGTTCACCTTCAGGGCGGTAGCGCACAACCTGCGTTGCCGAGCGCTCAAGTTTCGTTGGCCGCAAGCCGGCAACAACCAGCTTACCTCCCCGTTGGGCAATGCCACGCAACCGCAGCATATAGAGCGGTGCTTCTTCTTCTGGATCGGCGCCAACTACTAACGCGATAGTTCCGGCGCCCAATTTGCTCAGATCGGTGTTAGGTCCGGGCGCCAGCCAGCCACCAATCTCATCGGGTGGCAGGGCAGCCGGTCCACCGATACCGGTATCGATATTCTCGCTCCCCAATTCGCGCAGCAACTTTTGGAACAGGTAGAGGTCTTCGTTACTGAGTTGTGGGCCAGCTAGGCCGGCCAGCGCCTGCCCGCCATAACGTGCGCGAATAATAGTTAGTTGGTCGGCTACAACCTCAAGCGCCTCGTCCCAGCTTACCGGAATCAGCTTTCCATGACGGCGCACCAACGGCGTTGTCAGCCGATCAGGTGACTCGATAAAGCGATGGCCGTAGCGTCCCTTATCGCAAATCCAGATGTCGTTGACCGCTGCATTTTCGCGTGGCATCACCCGCATCAGACGGTCATGACGCATATCGAGCGTCAAGTTGCAGCCAACTGGACAAAGGGTACAGACCACCGGCTTGCTCTGCAACTCCCAAACCCGTGCCTTAAACCGAAAATCGCTGCTGGTTAGCGCACCAACCGGACAAATATCGGTCGTGTTACCGGAAAACTTGCTGTTAAAGGGCGGATCCGACTTCGAGATAATCATCCAGTTGCGACCACGGTTGTCGAACCCAAGCACCGGATCATCGGCGATTTCATCCTGGAAGCGTACACAACGACCACAGAGAATACAGCGCTCGCGGTCAAGGTAGATGAGATCACCCAGCTTCACCGGCTTCTCGAAATGCACCTTATCGTTGTAGTCAAAGCGTGAAACCGCCGGACCCCAGCCCATGGTCAGATTCTGCAACGGACACTCACCGCCTTTGTCACATACCGGACAATCGAGCGGGTGAGATGTGAGCAGGAACTCAAGAATACCCCGTTGCGCCAACCGCACCTCTTCGGTGGTAGTCTTCACCACCATCCCCGGACTGACCGGAGTCGTACAGGCGGTTTGCAACTTCGGCATCATGGCAATCACCGGCTGACCATTGGCGTCAAGTACCG comes from Chloroflexus sp. Y-396-1 and encodes:
- the nuoG gene encoding NADH-quinone oxidoreductase subunit NuoG, with the translated sequence MSDVTLTIDGVQVTVPAGTNIVDAARQAGIAIPVFCYHPRLKPVGMCRMCLVQVGTPKVDPATRQPVLDANGQPVIAMMPKLQTACTTPVSPGMVVKTTTEEVRLAQRGILEFLLTSHPLDCPVCDKGGECPLQNLTMGWGPAVSRFDYNDKVHFEKPVKLGDLIYLDRERCILCGRCVRFQDEIADDPVLGFDNRGRNWMIISKSDPPFNSKFSGNTTDICPVGALTSSDFRFKARVWELQSKPVVCTLCPVGCNLTLDMRHDRLMRVMPRENAAVNDIWICDKGRYGHRFIESPDRLTTPLVRRHGKLIPVSWDEALEVVADQLTIIRARYGGQALAGLAGPQLSNEDLYLFQKLLRELGSENIDTGIGGPAALPPDEIGGWLAPGPNTDLSKLGAGTIALVVGADPEEEAPLYMLRLRGIAQRGGKLVVAGLRPTKLERSATQVVRYRPEGELAFVQGLLKAALEHSSRAVTLERLAGWKELRAALERVSLDSLATACGLTADGLNQLAKDFLTASQSLIVYGWEARSAGPALTEALAALMLLSGRAGTANNGIIALLPGGNSRGAIEMGVRPDAGPGYTPRKQRGLDANGIWDAAREGKVRAIWLAGVDPAAKLPVARAALEAAEFVIVQDLFLTASAEYADVVLPTASVAEREGTYTNAERRVQRSRQACAPVGESRPDWQIVAAVAQALAMVPIGGGRNGPIPVTTEAWSYIVAADVGNEIAAQVPGYAGITYAALAATGTGGSWGRQFDDAIYYDGTSYTNTEGVGLVLPALAAKGTVNLAFTGKVTRFADDRPMLLLEQVLAYDGDRHLRGSKLQGLIPRGYAAISADDAAKLNIHSGDRVRLISAAGEMVIPARVLADLPNGIILLPTGLADVIAAEIETGPRTRVNLAKVVME